The proteins below are encoded in one region of Anaerolineales bacterium:
- a CDS encoding branched-chain amino acid transaminase has product MTLPKFAFFKGKIVPYEQAKVGVLTHTLNYGTGVFGGLRAYWNERDEQLYLFRPTDHFRRFLDSTRLLCMELPHTPEQLTEVVVELLRLEKRSEDTYVRPLAIVPDEVVGVRLHDLHADISIVSVPMGRYIESEEGSSVTFSSWRRVDDNAIPARGKIIGSYVNSAFIKTDAMRGGYDEAIVLNPNGHISEGSAENFFMVKGGMLVTPPVTENILEGITRRTVIQLAREELGMAVVERPIDRTEVYLAEEAFFCGTGVQICAISRVDKRLIADGKMGPFVTKLRDLYFRIVRGMEPKFRAWNVPIYPQGAGG; this is encoded by the coding sequence ATGACTCTGCCCAAGTTCGCTTTTTTTAAAGGAAAGATCGTGCCGTACGAACAGGCGAAAGTCGGCGTCTTGACGCACACGCTGAACTACGGCACCGGCGTGTTCGGAGGCCTGCGGGCATATTGGAACGAGAGGGATGAGCAGCTTTACCTGTTCCGTCCGACGGATCACTTCCGACGGTTTCTGGATTCCACCCGCCTGCTGTGCATGGAGCTGCCGCATACTCCCGAACAGTTGACCGAGGTGGTGGTCGAACTCCTGCGCCTGGAAAAACGCAGCGAAGACACATACGTCCGCCCGCTGGCGATCGTCCCCGACGAAGTGGTCGGCGTTCGGCTGCACGATCTGCATGCGGATATTTCGATCGTCTCGGTCCCGATGGGCCGCTACATCGAGAGCGAGGAGGGGTCTTCGGTGACCTTTTCCTCCTGGCGGCGGGTAGACGACAACGCCATCCCCGCCCGCGGGAAGATCATCGGTTCTTATGTAAACTCCGCCTTCATCAAAACCGACGCAATGCGCGGCGGATACGACGAAGCGATCGTCCTGAATCCGAACGGGCACATTTCCGAAGGCAGTGCGGAGAATTTCTTCATGGTCAAGGGCGGCATGTTGGTCACTCCGCCGGTCACCGAAAACATCCTGGAAGGCATCACTCGCCGGACGGTGATCCAGTTGGCGCGCGAAGAGCTGGGAATGGCCGTCGTCGAGCGTCCGATCGACCGGACCGAGGTCTATCTGGCCGAGGAGGCGTTTTTCTGCGGAACCGGCGTCCAGATCTGCGCCATTTCGCGCGTGGACAAACGCTTGATCGCCGACGGCAAAATGGGCCCGTTTGTGACCAAACTCCGGGATCTATACTTCCGGATCGTCCGCGGCATGGAGCCGAAATTCCGCGCCTGGAATGTACCCATCTACCCGCAGGGCGCAGGCGGCTGA
- a CDS encoding GntR family transcriptional regulator codes for MQLRLDFHEKEPIYLQIVEQVKSMVASGVLAPGSQLPTVREVAAELCINFNTAARAYRLLHEEGIISTQQGRGTYVLEPPSPSEGRRMKRERLQAMVHGWLEEAKRLGFSPDEVEKAWQEGFHRWRRS; via the coding sequence GTGCAGCTCCGATTGGATTTTCACGAAAAGGAGCCGATCTACTTGCAGATCGTCGAGCAAGTGAAGAGCATGGTAGCTTCCGGAGTGCTCGCCCCCGGCAGCCAGCTGCCCACGGTCCGTGAAGTGGCGGCCGAACTGTGCATTAATTTCAACACCGCCGCGCGCGCCTACCGCCTGCTGCATGAAGAAGGGATCATTTCCACACAGCAAGGCCGCGGAACGTACGTCCTGGAACCCCCATCTCCGTCGGAGGGCCGGCGGATGAAACGGGAACGGCTGCAGGCGATGGTTCACGGCTGGCTGGAGGAGGCAAAACGGTTGGGCTTTTCCCCCGACGAGGTGGAAAAAGCCTGGCAGGAAGGATTCCACCGCTGGCGGCGGTCCTGA
- a CDS encoding slipin family protein, which translates to MSGESIRSERNRGKDPAAAHAVSPLGLSLFFLFLILSVLLAVALDAFTAATDEIIALSMVPPVLPGLYFMAALKMANQWEKAVVLRLGKFRGLRGPGLFWIIPVVDSIAAWIDHRVMVTPFNAEKTLTKDTVPVDVDAVLFWMVWDAQKAALEVENYRVAITWAAQTALREIIGQMTLADILVGRAKMDAELQKIIDERTTPWGVTVQSVEIRDIVIPQDLEDAMSRQAQAERERQARVILGESERQIAGSFAEASRAYHGNPTALHLRAMNMLFEGLKEKGALVIVPSGAVETMNLGGMAGLVSLENQVNKKD; encoded by the coding sequence ATGTCCGGCGAATCCATTCGAAGTGAAAGAAACCGCGGGAAGGATCCGGCCGCAGCGCATGCGGTCAGCCCGCTCGGCCTTTCTCTTTTCTTCCTGTTTCTTATCTTGTCGGTCCTCCTGGCCGTCGCGTTGGATGCCTTCACCGCCGCGACGGATGAGATCATTGCGTTGTCGATGGTTCCGCCTGTTCTGCCGGGCCTCTATTTCATGGCCGCGCTCAAGATGGCCAATCAATGGGAAAAGGCGGTGGTGCTGCGTTTGGGGAAATTCCGCGGATTGCGCGGTCCGGGCCTTTTCTGGATTATCCCGGTCGTGGATTCCATCGCCGCCTGGATCGACCACCGCGTGATGGTCACGCCGTTCAATGCCGAAAAGACCCTCACCAAGGACACCGTCCCGGTGGATGTGGACGCGGTTCTCTTTTGGATGGTTTGGGATGCCCAGAAGGCCGCACTTGAGGTGGAGAACTACCGCGTCGCCATCACCTGGGCCGCCCAGACCGCCCTGCGCGAGATCATCGGCCAGATGACCCTGGCCGACATCCTTGTCGGCCGCGCCAAAATGGACGCCGAACTGCAGAAGATCATCGACGAACGCACTACCCCGTGGGGCGTGACCGTGCAGTCGGTGGAGATCCGCGACATCGTCATCCCGCAGGACCTGGAGGACGCGATGAGCCGCCAGGCGCAGGCGGAGCGCGAACGCCAGGCGCGGGTTATCCTCGGCGAATCCGAACGCCAGATCGCCGGTTCCTTCGCCGAAGCCTCGCGCGCCTACCACGGCAACCCAACCGCGCTGCACCTGCGGGCGATGAACATGCTCTTCGAAGGACTCAAGGAAAAGGGCGCGCTGGTTATCGTCCCTTCGGGCGCGGTGGAAACCATGAATTTAGGGGGGATGGCGGGGCTCGTCTCGTTGGAGAACCAGGTCAACAAAAAGGATTAA
- a CDS encoding DUF4177 domain-containing protein produces MAGSEYPLWEYRVEDFGGVIRSEPKREEFEALLNAWGEEGWEIVSGFYHTGTTRLRIIAKRPLTASVRRRRSIPGLDAQLG; encoded by the coding sequence ATGGCCGGATCCGAATATCCCCTCTGGGAATACCGCGTCGAGGATTTCGGCGGGGTGATCAGGAGCGAGCCCAAGCGCGAGGAGTTTGAGGCGCTCTTGAACGCCTGGGGCGAAGAAGGCTGGGAGATCGTCAGCGGGTTCTATCACACGGGAACCACCCGCCTGCGGATCATCGCCAAGCGTCCGTTGACCGCGTCCGTACGCCGGAGGCGCAGTATACCCGGTTTGGACGCCCAGCTCGGCTGA
- a CDS encoding ABC transporter ATP-binding protein translates to MPIIRADNVTKQFGKVLAVDSLSLDVREGEVFGFLGPNGAGKTTTVRMLTSLIGITRGSASVAGLTVGRQDTEIRRTVGVLTETPGMYDNLSAENNLRIFAELHEVKDVRGQVEKYLKMLGLWDRRLDAAGTFSKGMRQKLAIARALLHEPRVVFLDEPTAGLDPEASVLVREFIAGLRQEGRTIFLCTHNLDEADRLCDRIGVFKTRLLVVDTPANLRKSVFGRKVVVHLRTADAKFLDEVHRLPFIRDAKIIENKLVIALDDPETHNPEILHRLIGAGAEVVFVGELRHTLEDVYLQLVKNA, encoded by the coding sequence ATGCCGATAATCCGCGCCGACAACGTCACCAAGCAGTTCGGAAAGGTTCTGGCGGTGGATTCCCTCAGCCTGGACGTGCGCGAGGGCGAGGTGTTCGGTTTTCTGGGCCCGAACGGAGCCGGGAAGACGACCACCGTCCGAATGTTGACCAGCCTGATCGGGATCACCCGCGGATCGGCCTCCGTCGCCGGCCTCACGGTGGGCCGTCAGGATACCGAAATCCGCCGCACGGTCGGCGTGCTGACCGAAACGCCGGGGATGTACGATAACCTCTCGGCGGAAAACAACCTGCGGATTTTCGCCGAATTGCACGAAGTCAAGGACGTCCGCGGACAGGTGGAAAAATATTTAAAAATGCTCGGCCTGTGGGACCGCCGCCTGGATGCGGCCGGCACCTTCTCCAAGGGGATGCGCCAGAAACTGGCGATCGCGCGGGCGCTCTTGCACGAACCGCGGGTCGTGTTCCTCGACGAGCCGACGGCCGGACTCGATCCGGAAGCCTCGGTCCTAGTCCGCGAGTTCATCGCCGGTTTGCGGCAGGAAGGCCGCACGATCTTCCTTTGCACCCACAACCTGGACGAAGCCGATCGGCTGTGCGACCGGATCGGCGTTTTTAAAACGCGTCTGCTGGTGGTGGACACGCCGGCCAACTTGCGCAAATCGGTGTTCGGGAGGAAAGTCGTCGTTCATCTGCGGACGGCGGACGCCAAGTTCCTCGACGAGGTGCACAGACTGCCTTTCATCCGGGACGCGAAAATCATCGAGAACAAACTGGTGATTGCCCTGGACGATCCCGAAACGCACAATCCCGAAATCCTCCACCGCCTGATCGGCGCCGGGGCGGAGGTGGTGTTCGTCGGCGAATTGCGGCACACGCTGGAGGACGTCTACCTCCAGCTGGTCAAGAACGCTTGA
- a CDS encoding isoprenylcysteine carboxylmethyltransferase family protein: MRKTVAALLRIAALLVMLVCWRRLMERPYAPAPDFGIMVGLVLIIFPLVWLGRKILDRRPTLEHTVRVTTILHYLVVFLLGASIFRAVATYPQWPDWKIPIPPGVGLALVVLTGTCLAFTVANLALRGLGAPFAVSLSRKLAADWIYAWTRNPMVLATLLFFLSLGIRIQSALFVLWVVFLLTPFWTFYLKVHEERELEIRFGESYVEYKAKTSMLIPRRPKA; the protein is encoded by the coding sequence ATGAGGAAAACCGTCGCAGCCCTGCTGCGGATCGCTGCGCTTCTTGTGATGCTGGTTTGTTGGCGGCGGCTGATGGAACGGCCGTATGCGCCGGCTCCGGATTTCGGAATAATGGTGGGGCTTGTTCTGATAATCTTTCCGCTGGTTTGGCTGGGAAGAAAAATCCTCGATCGGCGGCCGACCCTGGAACACACGGTGCGCGTCACCACGATCCTGCATTACCTCGTAGTGTTCCTTCTCGGCGCCTCGATTTTCCGGGCCGTGGCCACCTACCCGCAATGGCCCGATTGGAAAATCCCCATTCCGCCGGGTGTTGGCCTTGCGCTGGTTGTCCTGACCGGCACTTGCTTGGCCTTCACCGTGGCCAATCTCGCCTTGAGGGGACTCGGCGCCCCCTTCGCCGTGTCGCTCAGCCGGAAACTCGCCGCGGATTGGATCTACGCCTGGACCCGCAATCCGATGGTGCTGGCCACCTTGCTGTTCTTCCTCTCTCTCGGGATCCGGATCCAATCCGCGCTCTTCGTCCTTTGGGTGGTTTTTCTGCTCACCCCCTTTTGGACGTTCTACTTGAAAGTGCATGAAGAACGGGAATTGGAAATCCGTTTCGGTGAATCCTACGTGGAATACAAAGCCAAAACGTCGATGCTTATCCCGCGGCGGCCGAAAGCCTGA
- a CDS encoding ABC transporter permease produces the protein MQKIRTIIRKEWLEVFQNRLVIFSVAFLPLLMAALPLGILFSMKDAGAASAGTLSSETIPREMAALCPSSLEPGDCLKVYMMNAFMVLFMIIPVVIPGAIAGYSVVGEKTTRSLEPLLATPITTFELLIGKCLAAVIPAVAATFGAFGIFALGAAIILANPALVTVLLDLRWLLAVFVLGPLLAFLAVTFALMVSSRVNDPRVAEQISAVVIIPVMAGFLGQLSGLFVLNREIIVFAALIFLALDGLMFYLATKVFQRESILTRWR, from the coding sequence ATGCAAAAGATCCGCACCATCATCCGAAAAGAGTGGCTGGAGGTTTTCCAGAACCGGCTGGTGATCTTCTCGGTGGCATTTCTCCCCCTGCTGATGGCCGCCCTCCCACTGGGCATTCTGTTTTCCATGAAAGACGCGGGCGCCGCCTCCGCCGGAACGTTGTCCTCGGAGACGATCCCGCGGGAGATGGCCGCCTTGTGCCCGAGTTCGCTGGAGCCCGGCGACTGCCTGAAGGTGTACATGATGAACGCCTTCATGGTCCTGTTCATGATCATCCCGGTCGTCATCCCCGGCGCGATCGCCGGCTACTCGGTCGTCGGCGAAAAAACCACCCGCTCGCTCGAACCGCTCCTGGCGACGCCGATCACCACCTTTGAACTGCTGATCGGCAAGTGCCTGGCGGCGGTCATCCCGGCGGTGGCGGCCACCTTCGGTGCGTTCGGCATCTTCGCGCTCGGCGCGGCGATCATCCTGGCCAATCCGGCGCTTGTGACGGTGCTCCTGGATCTGCGCTGGCTGCTGGCGGTCTTCGTCCTCGGCCCGCTCCTGGCGTTCCTGGCGGTGACCTTCGCCCTGATGGTCTCCTCGCGTGTCAACGATCCGCGCGTCGCCGAGCAGATCTCGGCGGTCGTCATCATCCCGGTCATGGCGGGCTTCCTGGGCCAGCTTTCCGGCCTGTTCGTCCTTAATCGGGAGATCATCGTCTTCGCGGCGTTGATCTTCCTGGCCTTGGACGGGCTAATGTTTTACTTGGCGACAAAGGTGTTTCAGCGCGAATCGATCCTCACCCGGTGGAGATGA
- a CDS encoding YhfC family intramembrane metalloprotease: protein MDGIFIAHAANGILMIALPVGLAIFLTRRWKLGWRLWLIGAATFILSQVGHIPFNLFMGALLNRTPLAQLPPAGQLLFNAAFLGLSAGLFEELFRYGMYRWWATDARSWRTGVLTGAGHGGAEAILLGFFVLLELLQLAALRGADLAALVPADQLAAAQEQVGAYWSMTWYDSLLGALERALTIPVQIALAVIVLQCFVRGQHRWLWLAVGFHAVIDASAVLAIRHFGVYGTEAMVAGYCALSIGILYLLRRPEPPDQEPRPTPPAAAFTPRPVEETPQKLDDTRFS from the coding sequence ATGGACGGGATTTTTATCGCGCACGCCGCCAACGGCATCTTGATGATCGCCCTGCCCGTCGGGTTGGCGATCTTCCTGACCCGCCGGTGGAAGCTGGGGTGGCGACTGTGGTTGATCGGCGCCGCGACGTTCATCCTTTCCCAGGTCGGCCACATCCCGTTCAACCTCTTCATGGGCGCGCTCCTCAATCGGACTCCGCTTGCCCAGCTTCCTCCCGCCGGGCAGCTGCTTTTCAACGCCGCGTTCCTCGGATTAAGCGCCGGATTATTCGAGGAACTCTTCCGCTACGGGATGTACCGCTGGTGGGCCACCGATGCCCGCTCGTGGCGGACGGGGGTATTGACCGGCGCCGGCCACGGCGGCGCGGAAGCGATCTTGCTCGGATTCTTCGTCCTGCTGGAATTGCTCCAGCTTGCGGCGCTGCGCGGGGCGGATCTTGCGGCGCTCGTCCCGGCCGACCAGCTGGCGGCCGCCCAGGAGCAGGTCGGGGCCTACTGGTCGATGACCTGGTACGATTCCCTGCTCGGCGCACTCGAGCGCGCACTCACCATTCCGGTGCAGATCGCCCTCGCCGTGATCGTGCTGCAGTGCTTCGTTCGGGGCCAACACCGTTGGCTCTGGCTGGCGGTCGGGTTCCATGCGGTCATCGACGCCTCGGCCGTATTGGCGATTCGGCATTTCGGGGTCTACGGCACTGAGGCCATGGTCGCGGGGTATTGCGCACTTTCCATCGGCATTCTTTACCTGCTGCGCCGGCCCGAGCCTCCGGATCAGGAACCCCGTCCGACTCCTCCCGCCGCCGCGTTCACCCCGCGGCCCGTGGAAGAAACGCCCCAAAAGCTCGACGATACGAGGTTTTCATAA